One part of the Saprospiraceae bacterium genome encodes these proteins:
- the lptB gene encoding LPS export ABC transporter ATP-binding protein translates to MKLRTENLVKTYGARAVVNGVSVEVGEGEIVGLLGPNGAGKTTTFYMMVGFITPNQGSVFLNDEEITRDAMYVRARKGVGYLPQEPSVFRKLSVEDNVRAILEMTQLSKEQQKDKLESLLYEFNLNRVRKNMGDSLSGGERRRTEIARSLASDPHFILLDEPFAGIDPIAVEDIQSIVEKLKAKNIGILITDHNVQETLSITDRAYLIVDGKILMSGTAEELAADERVRRVYLGQNFILRKKTSSNATI, encoded by the coding sequence ATGAAGTTACGTACTGAAAATCTCGTTAAAACATATGGTGCACGGGCTGTAGTTAATGGTGTTTCTGTTGAAGTTGGAGAAGGAGAAATAGTAGGTTTATTGGGTCCAAATGGTGCAGGAAAAACAACTACATTTTATATGATGGTTGGATTTATTACACCCAATCAAGGTTCCGTATTCCTGAATGACGAAGAAATCACCCGGGATGCAATGTATGTAAGGGCAAGAAAAGGGGTAGGTTACCTTCCACAAGAACCTTCCGTATTTAGAAAATTGAGTGTAGAAGATAACGTGCGGGCGATTTTGGAAATGACCCAATTAAGTAAAGAACAACAAAAAGATAAACTCGAATCTTTACTCTACGAATTTAATCTCAACCGGGTTCGTAAAAATATGGGTGACTCATTAAGTGGTGGTGAACGAAGGCGGACAGAAATTGCAAGATCCCTGGCATCAGATCCACATTTTATCTTATTAGACGAACCATTTGCAGGAATTGATCCAATTGCTGTAGAAGATATTCAGTCGATTGTTGAAAAACTAAAAGCAAAGAATATTGGAATTCTGATTACAGATCATAATGTTCAAGAAACCTTATCCATTACAGATAGAGCGTACCTGATTGTTGATGGAAAAATCTTAATGTCTGGCACTGCAGAAGAATTAGCCGCCGATGAACGTGTCCGGAGAGTCTATTTGGGTCAGAATTTTATTCTCAGAAAAAAAACTTCTTCGAATGCAACGATTTAA
- a CDS encoding Ig-like domain-containing protein, producing MRCIRFVGILVCLLSASCANIKGITGGPDDKTAPALRLDISSPNFQKNFKDRQIILGFNEWIRLDNPSTNISISPTLQYLPEFKLKGKRLIIEFDEREILKENTTYSIQFGESIKDITAGNIQRDLRYIFSTGDFIDSLSISGIVKNAFTREAKEKLIVGLYKNLDDTAFQKTKPFYFTWTDTAGKFSLENLSPGNYKLYALEDKNQNYFYDQTSESFAFLNDPIQIEQDKNNNYFLNLSIASIPVFIKDRFVKPGITKFLFNEKPASININCERNSDYIKAVDLDSLLIWNKSRDSLNCILDFGFKKDTFFIPPLNDISTISSRSLILSNNFVKPTEWPAFIFDFPIKKITPEKIYFLDSTVSVTSISYDTIDPRKFYIQGNFNSKKESKVIFSEGAIEAWFNAKNKLDTFRINYIEKASLSRLKLAFDSLQIGYSYIFQLITNTNVALEKHFIPNTTSQELVLTNIFPGNYKVRLIHDQNNNKKWDPGNYTNKTQAEVVWYFGLPELRADWDIDVKLKP from the coding sequence ATGCGATGTATTCGGTTTGTTGGTATTCTTGTTTGCTTACTTTCGGCTTCCTGTGCTAACATAAAAGGAATAACAGGAGGTCCAGATGACAAAACAGCTCCTGCACTGCGCTTAGATATATCGAGTCCAAATTTTCAAAAGAATTTTAAAGACCGACAAATTATCTTAGGATTTAATGAATGGATCCGATTGGATAACCCTAGCACTAATATTAGTATTTCCCCTACTTTGCAATATTTACCAGAGTTTAAACTAAAAGGGAAAAGATTAATTATTGAATTCGATGAACGGGAAATTCTTAAAGAAAATACTACCTATTCTATCCAATTTGGTGAAAGCATCAAAGACATAACAGCAGGGAATATACAACGGGATTTGCGGTATATTTTTTCGACAGGTGATTTTATAGATTCGTTATCGATTTCCGGAATTGTAAAAAATGCATTTACAAGAGAAGCCAAGGAAAAACTTATCGTAGGGTTATATAAAAATCTCGATGATACTGCATTTCAAAAAACCAAACCATTCTATTTTACCTGGACCGATACTGCAGGTAAATTCTCACTTGAAAATCTGAGTCCGGGAAATTATAAATTATATGCCCTGGAAGATAAAAACCAAAATTACTTTTATGATCAAACGAGTGAATCGTTCGCTTTTCTAAATGATCCTATACAAATTGAACAGGATAAAAATAATAACTATTTTTTAAATTTATCAATCGCTTCAATTCCTGTATTTATTAAAGATCGTTTTGTTAAACCTGGTATCACAAAATTTTTGTTTAACGAAAAACCAGCATCCATTAATATAAATTGTGAACGCAATTCGGATTATATAAAAGCGGTGGACCTTGACAGTTTATTAATCTGGAATAAAAGCCGTGATAGTTTAAATTGTATTCTCGATTTTGGTTTTAAAAAAGACACTTTCTTTATTCCACCTTTAAATGATATTTCAACAATTTCAAGTCGCAGCTTAATTCTAAGCAATAACTTTGTAAAACCAACGGAATGGCCTGCTTTTATTTTTGACTTTCCAATTAAAAAAATAACACCTGAAAAAATCTATTTCTTAGATTCTACTGTTTCTGTTACTAGCATTTCATATGATACGATAGATCCCAGAAAATTTTACATACAAGGTAATTTCAATTCTAAAAAGGAAAGCAAGGTAATATTTTCTGAAGGGGCGATTGAAGCTTGGTTCAACGCTAAAAATAAATTGGATACTTTTAGAATAAATTATATTGAAAAGGCCAGTTTATCAAGATTAAAGCTTGCTTTTGATTCGCTCCAGATTGGATATTCATATATTTTTCAACTTATAACGAATACAAATGTTGCTCTAGAAAAACACTTTATACCGAATACCACAAGCCAGGAATTAGTACTTACAAATATTTTCCCAGGCAACTATAAGGTACGGCTAATACATGATCAGAATAATAATAAAAAATGGGATCCAGGAAATTACACAAACAAAACACAAGCAGAAGTCGTTTGGTATTTTGGATTGCCTGAGTTGCGAGCTGACTGGGATATTGATGTAAAATTAAAACCATAA
- a CDS encoding glycosyltransferase encodes MHILYLIPVLFTLVYCILIVYYLYYWKKIQPPGPTNSGTNPFVSIVIAARNEEATILDCITSCLKQNYPAHLFEVIVVDDQSEDDTYEILETIEDPKFVMMRLGVYKRTTIKGSKKKAIAYGINHAKGEIICTTDADCIVPENWVLSMVSYFNHQKIKLVSGPVGIMQSNNFLNYFQALDFSGNGLINAAGLRSKIHHLCNAANLAYRKHIFLEEDAFENNYNIPSGDDVFLIHKIKENYPDGIAFAKTTEAIIKTHALKDWSSFFKQRLRWAGKMSLMKDWSLKWIPTWVWLQRVSIIVFLILGIILKDLNLILITGSCWFIYWLADFILQYDACRFYNIKKWQIWFFPVALFHSFYFILIGILSWLPITTDWKGRRV; translated from the coding sequence GTGCATATTCTATATTTAATTCCTGTTTTATTTACGCTTGTCTATTGTATTCTGATTGTATATTATCTGTACTATTGGAAAAAGATTCAACCACCCGGCCCAACAAATTCTGGTACCAATCCATTTGTAAGTATTGTAATAGCAGCTCGGAATGAAGAAGCTACAATACTGGATTGTATAACATCTTGTCTGAAACAAAATTATCCTGCACATCTCTTCGAAGTTATAGTAGTAGATGATCAGTCTGAAGATGATACTTATGAAATTCTAGAAACTATTGAAGATCCAAAATTTGTAATGATGCGCCTGGGTGTTTATAAACGCACCACTATCAAAGGATCCAAGAAAAAGGCAATAGCATATGGCATCAATCACGCAAAAGGTGAAATTATATGTACCACAGACGCTGATTGTATAGTACCTGAAAACTGGGTACTTTCCATGGTAAGCTATTTTAATCATCAAAAAATAAAATTAGTTTCAGGACCCGTTGGTATAATGCAATCCAATAACTTCCTTAACTATTTTCAAGCTTTAGATTTCAGTGGGAATGGATTAATAAATGCAGCTGGTTTACGCTCCAAAATTCATCATTTATGTAATGCAGCAAATTTAGCTTACCGCAAACATATTTTTCTAGAAGAAGATGCTTTTGAAAATAATTATAATATTCCATCTGGTGACGATGTATTTTTAATTCATAAAATTAAAGAAAATTATCCCGACGGAATTGCATTTGCAAAAACTACAGAAGCTATTATTAAAACGCACGCTTTAAAGGATTGGTCTTCTTTCTTTAAGCAACGTTTAAGATGGGCTGGAAAAATGAGTCTAATGAAAGATTGGAGTCTAAAATGGATTCCAACCTGGGTCTGGTTGCAACGAGTCTCTATCATCGTATTTTTGATTCTAGGAATCATCCTGAAAGATTTAAATTTGATACTTATTACAGGAAGTTGTTGGTTTATATATTGGCTGGCAGATTTCATCTTGCAATACGATGCTTGTCGATTTTACAATATTAAAAAATGGCAAATCTGGTTTTTTCCCGTTGCATTGTTTCATAGTTTTTATTTCATTTTGATAGGTATATTGAGTTGGCTTCCTATAACTACGGATTGGAAAGGGAGGAGAGTCTGA
- a CDS encoding ABC transporter ATP-binding protein, with translation MSSFQILKRLVKYIKPYQSLFWLSALIAILMAPFNAILPYLTNIMVDDYILVKDLHGLKIIAVWYLVILIGLTLLRYSFTMLTNTMGQQIIFDLRNKVYSHILSLRLSYFDKTPVGTNTTRVINDLETVNSVFSEGLITIAADILALLTVLGLMFWTSVKLTLICLITFPILLIASYVFKEKVKASFQRVRSQVARMNAFLQEHISGIKTVQIFAAEKRVAGKFKEINKEYTQANLDGIFYYAVFFPVVEIISAASLGFMVWWGAQGVLEGVVTIGQLVAFPMYLSRLFQPIRTLADKFNTLQMGLVAGGRVFEILDNKEISPNDGTIQSGSLKGDLEFRNVSFSYNDTDIVLKDISFCLEEGKTLALVGSTGSGKTTIISILNRLYDIQTGSILIGGKDIKNYKLDFLRKKIAVVLQDVFLFQGTILENMTLKDPSISFEAVVEASKKIGAHSYMMKLPGDYQYVLSERGTNLSVGQRQLISFVRALLCNPDILILDEATSSLDTETEYILQNAIEKLIEKRSSIVIAHRLSTIQHADYIMAMENGNMKEFGTPVELLQKEDGLYKRLYETYFQTIEETRII, from the coding sequence ATGTCTAGCTTTCAAATTCTTAAACGACTTGTTAAGTATATAAAACCTTACCAAAGTCTCTTTTGGCTTTCCGCTTTGATTGCTATTTTAATGGCGCCATTCAATGCAATCCTTCCATATTTGACCAATATTATGGTAGATGATTATATTCTTGTTAAGGATCTACATGGCCTCAAAATAATTGCAGTTTGGTATTTGGTGATTTTAATTGGTTTGACCCTTTTGAGATATAGTTTTACAATGCTAACCAATACTATGGGTCAGCAAATAATATTTGACCTTAGAAATAAAGTTTATAGTCATATCCTATCGTTACGGCTGTCTTATTTCGATAAAACACCTGTTGGGACAAATACTACGCGGGTTATCAATGATCTTGAAACCGTGAATTCTGTTTTTTCAGAAGGCCTTATCACTATTGCTGCAGATATTTTGGCTTTGCTAACGGTATTGGGTTTAATGTTTTGGACAAGTGTTAAATTAACCCTTATATGTTTAATCACATTTCCGATTCTATTAATCGCTAGCTATGTTTTTAAAGAAAAGGTAAAAGCTTCTTTTCAAAGGGTTCGCAGTCAGGTTGCTCGTATGAATGCTTTTTTACAAGAACATATTTCAGGTATTAAAACGGTTCAGATTTTTGCTGCAGAAAAACGGGTCGCAGGTAAATTTAAGGAAATCAACAAAGAATATACACAAGCTAATTTGGATGGAATTTTTTATTACGCCGTCTTCTTTCCGGTAGTTGAAATTATCTCCGCTGCTTCTTTGGGTTTTATGGTCTGGTGGGGGGCACAAGGGGTTTTGGAAGGCGTTGTAACGATCGGTCAACTGGTTGCTTTTCCTATGTATTTATCCCGTTTGTTTCAACCTATAAGAACACTTGCCGATAAATTTAATACTTTACAAATGGGCCTGGTTGCCGGTGGGCGTGTTTTTGAAATTCTCGACAATAAAGAAATAAGTCCAAATGATGGCACCATTCAAAGTGGCAGTCTAAAAGGAGATTTAGAGTTTAGAAATGTTTCTTTTAGCTATAATGATACCGATATCGTCCTAAAGGATATTTCATTTTGTTTAGAAGAAGGTAAAACCTTAGCCTTAGTAGGCAGTACAGGTTCTGGTAAAACAACCATAATTAGTATTCTAAACCGTCTCTATGATATTCAGACAGGATCGATCCTTATAGGAGGAAAAGATATTAAAAATTACAAATTGGACTTCCTTCGTAAAAAAATTGCAGTCGTACTCCAGGATGTTTTTTTGTTTCAAGGTACCATCCTTGAAAATATGACGCTAAAAGATCCGTCAATTAGTTTTGAAGCAGTTGTTGAAGCATCCAAAAAAATTGGAGCCCATAGCTATATGATGAAGTTACCCGGCGACTACCAATACGTGCTTTCAGAACGTGGAACGAATTTATCGGTTGGACAAAGACAATTAATATCCTTTGTAAGGGCTTTATTGTGCAATCCAGATATTTTAATACTGGACGAAGCCACTTCTTCTCTAGATACCGAAACGGAGTATATCTTACAAAATGCTATAGAAAAACTCATCGAAAAAAGGAGTTCCATTGTTATCGCACATCGTCTCTCTACCATTCAGCATGCCGATTATATAATGGCTATGGAAAATGGAAATATGAAAGAATTTGGTACTCCTGTTGAACTTTTACAAAAAGAAGATGGTTTATATAAAAGATTGTATGAAACTTATTTTCAAACAATTGAGGAAACCCGTATAATTTGA
- the radC gene encoding DNA repair protein RadC, translating to MHKKRKVYPENSVIKYWAEDDRPREKLEKKGKSNLSNSELLAIILGSGNRESNAVDLAKKILESCNQNLIELSKLGIHQLKKFKGIGSVKAITIEAALELGRRRQESLAMEKEVISSSGIAYELVRAKLQDLNHEEFWVLYLNRANKKIAMENLSKGGITGTVADSRLIFTKALEIKATGVILVHNHPSGSVKPSTQDIELTKKMKTAGQTLDIGVLDHLIIAEDKYFSFADEGMM from the coding sequence ATGCATAAAAAACGAAAAGTATATCCTGAAAATAGCGTTATAAAATATTGGGCTGAAGATGATCGTCCACGGGAAAAACTAGAAAAAAAGGGCAAATCCAATTTAAGTAATTCAGAATTATTGGCAATTATTTTAGGTTCTGGAAATCGGGAAAGCAATGCCGTAGATCTCGCTAAAAAGATACTGGAAAGTTGTAATCAAAATCTGATTGAATTAAGCAAATTAGGAATCCATCAATTGAAAAAATTTAAAGGGATTGGTTCTGTAAAAGCGATAACCATTGAAGCCGCATTAGAATTAGGAAGAAGGCGACAAGAATCTCTTGCTATGGAAAAAGAAGTCATTAGCTCCAGTGGGATTGCCTATGAATTAGTGAGAGCTAAACTCCAGGACCTAAATCATGAAGAATTCTGGGTACTTTATTTAAATCGGGCAAACAAAAAAATAGCGATGGAAAATCTTAGTAAAGGAGGCATCACTGGTACTGTAGCAGATAGTCGCCTGATTTTTACAAAGGCCTTAGAAATTAAAGCTACGGGTGTGATTTTAGTACATAATCATCCTTCCGGCTCTGTAAAACCAAGCACGCAGGACATAGAGCTTACTAAAAAAATGAAAACCGCAGGGCAAACTTTAGATATTGGCGTTTTAGATCATTTAATCATTGCAGAGGATAAATATTTTAGCTTTGCAGATGAAGGGATGATGTAA
- a CDS encoding IS66 family transposase has protein sequence MLGFKGKLQTDGYSVYETYENNPDFILFSCWAHARRYFEQALDKDKQRGNFVLRQIQILYKIEESAKEQKLSDEKRQKWRQEHATPLLNTIKEFLDKNRESILPACAIGKAFGYAIIRWDKLIAYTFHAEVKIDHNFIENAIRPLALGMKNYLFAGSDKSAQRAAKVYSLFATCKLHGMNPCLLAAEQAGIRRVN, from the coding sequence ATGCTGGGCTTTAAAGGCAAATTGCAAACAGACGGTTATAGTGTCTATGAAACCTATGAAAATAATCCGGATTTTATATTATTTAGTTGTTGGGCACATGCAAGAAGATATTTTGAACAAGCACTTGATAAGGATAAACAACGAGGGAATTTTGTACTAAGACAAATTCAAATTCTATATAAAATTGAGGAATCAGCCAAAGAACAAAAATTATCCGATGAAAAACGACAAAAATGGCGACAGGAACACGCCACTCCTTTATTAAATACTATTAAAGAATTTCTTGATAAAAATAGAGAATCTATTTTGCCGGCCTGTGCAATTGGAAAAGCTTTTGGATATGCAATCATACGATGGGATAAACTAATTGCATATACCTTTCATGCCGAAGTAAAAATTGATCATAATTTTATAGAAAATGCAATCCGCCCTTTAGCTTTAGGTATGAAGAATTATTTGTTTGCTGGTTCTGATAAATCTGCTCAAAGAGCAGCTAAAGTTTATTCATTGTTTGCAACTTGTAAGCTTCATGGCATGAATCCCTGCCTGCTGGCCGCAGAGCAGGCAGGCATACGCAGGGTTAACTGA
- a CDS encoding T9SS type A sorting domain-containing protein: MKLCFLILNMLVCLFTQAQYKYDYTWAMGYDCCRGDENDNYALNFNGNKLIIDTTTLQEQFFRAGQICDKDGNLTLYTKGCKLYNGKNQMVINGDSLIQSDSMNYGCYTYGRQGIVILPDNYNDGNFWIFYKSLFIRKKPLPGANLALYDAFRYALVNMNNFQGRGEVLDKSISILHDTSLVHGNICATKHFNNKDWWVMASTDNSEINYYFVLLDQNGISKIKAQKIGNKITRLGNDSDGFLFSPDGSKLARFFYEDGLFLFDFDRKDGVLSNFKKIDFPNSGSKYGGLAFSPSGRFLYVVTDTILYQYDFLELDSTKAMLEVGWFDYFYDWYYTTFYTTQLGPDCRIYMATYPTSSYLHVIKFPDRKGTACEFVQHAIKLPFYNDYYMPYFPNFRLGLAPVCDSTIDFITGLEFPANSVFTNIFPNPTFEQIHLEIELSNQSNVHFLIQDLNSKQVFKAQLDPTKTKYIFDIHDLTAGIYIFYIQSNEGILKSGKLVKL; this comes from the coding sequence ATGAAGTTATGTTTCTTGATTTTGAATATGCTAGTTTGTTTGTTTACACAAGCACAATACAAGTATGATTATACATGGGCTATGGGATACGATTGTTGTAGGGGTGACGAAAATGACAATTATGCATTGAATTTCAATGGAAACAAGCTAATTATTGATACCACAACTCTACAAGAGCAATTTTTTAGAGCTGGACAAATTTGCGACAAAGATGGGAACTTAACACTTTATACAAAAGGTTGCAAACTTTATAATGGTAAAAATCAAATGGTAATCAATGGAGACAGTTTAATTCAAAGTGATTCAATGAATTATGGTTGCTATACTTATGGCAGACAAGGTATAGTGATTTTACCAGATAATTATAACGACGGTAATTTTTGGATTTTCTATAAGAGTTTATTTATTAGAAAAAAACCTTTGCCTGGAGCAAACTTAGCATTATATGATGCATTCCGCTATGCTCTGGTTAATATGAATAACTTCCAGGGAAGAGGAGAAGTGCTTGATAAAAGTATTTCTATCCTTCACGATACTTCATTAGTCCATGGTAACATCTGTGCTACAAAACATTTTAATAATAAAGATTGGTGGGTTATGGCGTCTACAGATAATTCCGAAATAAACTATTATTTCGTTTTACTTGATCAAAACGGAATTAGTAAAATAAAGGCACAAAAAATAGGTAATAAAATTACAAGACTTGGAAATGATTCAGACGGTTTTTTATTTTCTCCTGATGGAAGTAAGCTTGCTAGGTTTTTTTACGAAGATGGTCTATTCTTATTTGATTTTGACAGGAAAGATGGTGTCTTAAGTAATTTTAAGAAAATTGACTTTCCAAATTCAGGATCGAAATATGGAGGACTTGCTTTTTCGCCTTCGGGAAGATTTTTGTACGTTGTAACAGATACGATTTTATATCAATATGATTTTTTAGAATTAGATTCTACGAAAGCGATGTTAGAAGTAGGTTGGTTTGATTATTTTTATGATTGGTATTATACAACATTTTACACGACACAATTAGGTCCCGATTGCAGAATTTATATGGCAACTTATCCGACTTCGAGTTATTTACATGTAATTAAATTTCCTGACCGAAAAGGTACAGCTTGTGAATTTGTTCAGCATGCAATAAAACTACCTTTTTATAATGACTATTACATGCCCTATTTTCCTAATTTCCGATTGGGTCTGGCACCCGTTTGTGATAGCACTATTGATTTTATAACCGGATTAGAATTTCCAGCTAATTCAGTTTTTACGAATATATTTCCTAATCCTACATTCGAACAAATTCATCTTGAAATCGAATTGTCTAATCAATCAAATGTCCATTTTTTAATACAAGATTTAAATTCAAAACAGGTATTTAAAGCTCAGCTTGATCCGACTAAAACAAAATATATTTTTGATATCCATGATTTAACTGCCGGAATTTATATTTTTTACATTCAATCTAATGAAGGAATATTAAAATCAGGAAAACTTGTTAAATTATAA
- the rnr gene encoding ribonuclease R — MKTNSFKKKGSPTKAKSSPQNQLKERIISFFSKNPGKKFSLFQLAKKLKIREVRSLLEQLDILVEKKQLQCSDKQKYFSKSNVAAAGSGTIYEGYVDMARAGFAYIICKDEGKDVYVAQKNLKGAEDGDYVKVEVIKIYNSKPEGRVSEILERSRNQIIGIVRFFNRRAIAYAQSGQKVFEVLLEVPKTIPVEEFDRVIVSITKYKEKPTDLLEGRVIRNLGVETSIDVEMQSILAEKGFPLEWSEGLLAAANKIPEEIVLHSYRKDYRQITTFTIDPFDAKDFDDALSVHKNEDGSWDIGVHIADVSHYVDEHSALDKEALKRGNSVYLVDRVLPMLPEKLSNHLCSLRPHEDKYTFSVIFTIDADFQIKNHWIGKTLIHSDHRFTYEDVQDVLDKKEGPYQKELLLLNDMAVYIRKQRMEHGAIDFDSEEVKFKLDEKGNPLELLVKERKQSHMLIEEFMLLANKYVASFISEKSKDHPIPFVYRIHDKPDPAKLEEFALFAMEMGVKLDLSSPKRISNSLNKLAELARKNEALKILQPLAIRSMAKAEYSTENIGHYGLAFKFYSHFTSPIRRYADLVVHRILFANLRETYRMDTKVLSKQCMHISNQERKAMEAERASTRFYQVYYLKDRIGEIFEGRIIGMNDQGFYIELEIVKCEGFLPFHQFEEEIKINKNRLVAEASVINKKWKIGDKLKVKLADADLNKKELLLSYY; from the coding sequence ATGAAAACGAATTCATTCAAGAAAAAAGGAAGTCCCACTAAAGCTAAATCCTCTCCACAGAATCAACTAAAAGAAAGAATCATTTCATTTTTTAGTAAGAATCCAGGTAAAAAGTTTTCACTCTTTCAATTAGCAAAAAAATTAAAAATTCGAGAAGTCCGTTCTTTATTAGAGCAATTAGACATCTTGGTTGAGAAGAAACAATTGCAATGTAGTGACAAACAAAAGTATTTTTCCAAATCGAACGTAGCTGCCGCAGGAAGTGGAACTATTTATGAAGGTTATGTAGATATGGCCCGGGCAGGATTTGCTTATATCATTTGTAAAGATGAAGGCAAAGATGTTTATGTTGCCCAAAAAAATTTGAAAGGCGCTGAAGATGGAGACTATGTAAAAGTTGAAGTTATTAAAATCTATAATTCGAAACCAGAGGGTCGTGTTTCTGAAATTCTGGAGCGTTCGAGAAATCAAATCATTGGGATCGTTCGATTTTTTAATCGAAGGGCTATTGCCTATGCCCAAAGTGGACAAAAAGTATTTGAAGTTTTATTAGAGGTCCCAAAAACGATACCGGTTGAAGAGTTTGATCGTGTCATTGTTTCGATTACGAAATATAAAGAAAAGCCAACAGATCTGTTAGAAGGTCGTGTAATTCGAAATCTGGGTGTTGAAACGTCTATCGATGTAGAAATGCAGAGTATCCTTGCTGAAAAAGGCTTTCCATTGGAATGGAGTGAAGGGTTGTTGGCAGCTGCTAATAAAATTCCGGAAGAAATTGTACTCCATTCTTATCGTAAAGATTACCGACAAATCACTACGTTTACGATTGATCCTTTTGATGCAAAAGATTTTGATGATGCCTTGTCAGTGCATAAAAATGAAGATGGTAGCTGGGATATCGGCGTACATATTGCAGATGTAAGTCATTATGTGGATGAACATTCCGCATTAGATAAAGAAGCCCTTAAACGTGGCAACTCAGTCTATTTAGTGGATCGGGTGTTACCTATGTTGCCAGAAAAATTATCCAACCATTTATGTTCATTAAGACCTCATGAAGATAAATATACGTTCTCGGTAATATTTACAATAGATGCAGATTTTCAAATAAAGAATCATTGGATTGGTAAAACTTTAATCCATTCAGATCATCGGTTTACATATGAAGATGTTCAAGATGTACTCGATAAAAAAGAGGGACCATATCAAAAAGAATTGCTCTTATTAAATGACATGGCTGTGTATATTCGAAAGCAACGGATGGAGCATGGCGCGATCGATTTTGATTCGGAAGAAGTCAAGTTTAAATTGGATGAAAAAGGAAATCCTTTGGAGTTGCTTGTAAAAGAACGAAAGCAATCTCATATGTTGATTGAAGAATTTATGTTGCTTGCAAATAAATATGTGGCGAGTTTTATTTCCGAAAAAAGTAAGGATCATCCGATACCCTTTGTTTATAGAATACATGATAAACCGGATCCCGCCAAATTGGAAGAGTTTGCACTTTTTGCAATGGAAATGGGAGTAAAACTCGATTTGAGCTCCCCGAAACGAATTTCCAATTCACTAAATAAATTAGCGGAACTTGCCCGTAAAAATGAAGCGCTTAAAATTTTGCAGCCTTTGGCAATCCGGTCTATGGCAAAAGCAGAATACAGTACTGAAAATATTGGTCATTACGGATTAGCATTCAAGTTTTATTCTCATTTTACATCGCCTATAAGAAGATATGCAGATTTAGTTGTTCATCGTATTTTATTTGCAAATTTAAGAGAAACTTATAGGATGGATACTAAAGTTTTAAGTAAGCAGTGCATGCATATTAGTAATCAGGAACGAAAGGCAATGGAAGCAGAGCGAGCATCTACACGTTTCTATCAAGTTTATTATTTGAAAGATAGAATCGGTGAAATCTTTGAGGGTCGCATAATTGGTATGAATGATCAGGGATTTTATATTGAATTGGAAATAGTAAAATGTGAAGGATTTTTGCCTTTTCATCAGTTTGAAGAAGAAATTAAAATTAATAAAAACAGGCTTGTTGCAGAAGCCAGTGTGATCAATAAAAAATGGAAAATAGGAGATAAATTAAAAGTTAAACTTGCAGATGCAGATTTGAATAAGAAGGAATTGTTATTATCGTATTATTAA